In the genome of Desulfovibrio desulfuricans, one region contains:
- a CDS encoding c-type cytochrome encodes MQQWTDLFLNMPLPEGWMRGLLFVTFGLHLLFVLLMLGTAVLSLLLFLRDLLRQPSPAQHWNEHVAHSHMGLKSLAVVLGVGPLLLMQVSHSHAFFTVTGLFSYVWMAIIPLLITAFLLFDAFAHKLGTSVWLALICGILGVAALLTVPAIFTGALTLMERPASWVDFAARGIRPDTVWLPHWILRYLHVLGAALAFGAAFHLFYSARDDAPRARLLRKWLLGALAAQAVLGLALLATLLPQLTVPVLTLLGLGMLALGMALWLLRPDCAAADYRMLALLPVIFASMLLARQLLQGEAMAPTQAQALAERQQRASELAPFSQKALEAFAVKLRTVYDNGDTIYDGACEPCHGLDGRGVGPESHRLRIPAAELAAMKIDRDYAYEMVRDGTPGTGMPYFRMYDREKLESLLDAMDRRFSMFAATPPPERDISPASLEVWIATCASCHAANGSVSTAGRAMQPPPPDFRRSSVSHERALKIITEGYPGTGMPAYRNQPAAVRDDLAIICNSFRASHAKQ; translated from the coding sequence ATGCAGCAATGGACTGACCTTTTCCTCAACATGCCCTTGCCCGAAGGCTGGATGCGGGGGCTGCTGTTTGTCACCTTTGGCCTGCACCTGCTGTTTGTGCTGCTGATGCTGGGCACGGCAGTACTGAGCCTGCTGTTATTTTTACGCGACCTTTTGCGTCAGCCCTCGCCCGCGCAGCACTGGAACGAACACGTCGCGCATTCGCACATGGGGCTCAAGAGCCTGGCTGTGGTGCTGGGCGTCGGGCCGCTGCTGCTCATGCAGGTAAGCCATTCGCACGCATTTTTTACCGTTACCGGGCTTTTTTCGTATGTATGGATGGCCATTATCCCCCTGCTGATCACGGCCTTTCTGCTGTTTGACGCCTTTGCCCACAAGCTGGGCACCAGCGTGTGGCTGGCCCTGATCTGCGGCATACTGGGCGTTGCTGCGCTGCTCACGGTGCCCGCCATCTTTACCGGCGCGCTGACCCTCATGGAGCGGCCCGCGAGCTGGGTCGACTTTGCCGCACGCGGCATAAGGCCAGATACGGTCTGGCTGCCTCACTGGATACTGCGCTATCTGCATGTGTTGGGCGCAGCGCTGGCCTTTGGCGCGGCCTTTCACCTGTTTTACTCGGCCAGGGACGACGCCCCCAGGGCCCGGCTGCTGCGCAAATGGCTGCTGGGCGCTCTTGCGGCCCAGGCGGTGCTGGGCCTTGCCCTGCTGGCAACCCTGCTGCCGCAGCTCACCGTACCGGTGCTGACCCTGCTTGGCCTTGGCATGCTGGCTCTGGGGATGGCGCTGTGGCTGCTGCGCCCGGATTGTGCCGCCGCCGACTATCGCATGCTGGCCCTGCTGCCCGTGATTTTTGCATCCATGCTGCTGGCCCGCCAGCTGCTGCAGGGCGAGGCCATGGCGCCGACGCAGGCGCAGGCCCTGGCCGAGCGCCAGCAGAGGGCGAGCGAGCTGGCCCCCTTCAGCCAAAAGGCGCTGGAGGCCTTTGCCGTCAAGCTGCGCACCGTCTACGACAATGGCGACACCATTTACGACGGCGCGTGCGAGCCCTGTCACGGCCTGGACGGACGCGGCGTGGGGCCGGAATCGCACCGCCTGCGCATCCCGGCTGCGGAGCTTGCCGCCATGAAAATTGACCGCGACTACGCCTACGAAATGGTGCGCGACGGCACTCCGGGCACGGGCATGCCCTACTTTCGCATGTATGACCGAGAAAAGCTGGAAAGCCTGCTGGACGCCATGGACAGGCGCTTTTCCATGTTTGCGGCCACGCCGCCTCCCGAGCGCGATATCAGCCCCGCTTCGCTGGAGGTCTGGATAGCCACCTGCGCCAGCTGTCACGCGGCCAACGGCAGCGTCAGCACCGCCGGTCGGGCCATGCAGCCCCCGCCGCCGGACTTTCGCCGCAGCAGCGTAAGCCACGAACGCGCGCTCAAAATCATCACCGAGGGCTACCCCGGCACGGGCATGCCCGCGTACCGCAATCAGCCGGCCGCCGTGCGCGATGACCTGGCGATCATCTGCAACAGCTTTCGCGCTTCACACGCCAAACAGTAA
- a CDS encoding glycoside hydrolase family 3 N-terminal domain-containing protein, with amino-acid sequence MRLLVAIAHGAVPPAGRVLRVALAHAIRAANRLAFVLLFACLAAGMAGGKAAFGAPGALAAAPGKTAAAKVTPPLDIMIGSMLMLGFRGAELPQGDAFLEQVRSGHVGHIILFDRDVTTGGERNIVSPQQLRQLTATLRAVSPGPLLIAVDQEGGRVRRLKPQRGFADLPSAQSMGASQPDRTRTIARALGKELAGYGISVDLAPVADVNSNPANPAIGALERSFSPDPAKVAAHALAFGQGLAQQGVIPALKHFPGQGGAQKDSHLGLTDISRCWNARADLAPYAQAFAQGWPGMVMLGHLYHKGLDPQYPATLSRAVVTDLLRGRMGWQGVIISDDMQMKAITDHYGMEQAVLLAVNAGVDILLFGNNLYWDADLPSKAFAALKGLVDSGKISQQRIMESWLRISTLYATRATAARAAADGSAGLYPWAR; translated from the coding sequence GTGCGGCTGCTGGTTGCCATTGCACACGGGGCGGTGCCCCCGGCGGGCCGAGTCCTGCGCGTTGCTCTTGCCCACGCGATCCGGGCGGCAAATCGGCTTGCTTTTGTGCTGCTGTTTGCCTGCCTTGCGGCAGGCATGGCGGGCGGCAAGGCTGCCTTTGGCGCGCCCGGCGCGCTGGCGGCTGCGCCGGGCAAGACTGCGGCGGCCAAGGTTACCCCTCCGCTCGACATCATGATTGGTTCCATGCTCATGCTGGGCTTTCGCGGAGCGGAGTTGCCGCAGGGCGATGCTTTTCTTGAACAGGTGCGCAGCGGGCATGTGGGGCATATTATCCTGTTTGACCGTGACGTTACCACCGGCGGCGAGCGCAATATAGTTTCGCCCCAGCAGCTGAGGCAGCTCACGGCAACCCTGCGGGCGGTCTCGCCCGGCCCCCTGCTGATAGCGGTGGATCAGGAGGGCGGGCGCGTGCGGCGGCTCAAGCCGCAGCGCGGATTTGCGGATTTGCCCTCCGCGCAGAGCATGGGCGCGTCGCAACCGGACAGAACCCGCACCATAGCCCGGGCGCTGGGCAAGGAGCTGGCGGGCTACGGCATTTCGGTAGATCTGGCTCCGGTGGCCGATGTAAACAGCAACCCCGCCAACCCTGCCATCGGGGCGCTTGAGCGCAGCTTCAGCCCTGACCCGGCTAAGGTTGCGGCGCATGCGCTGGCCTTTGGGCAGGGGCTTGCGCAGCAGGGGGTTATCCCCGCGCTCAAGCATTTTCCCGGTCAGGGAGGCGCGCAAAAAGATTCGCATCTGGGGCTGACAGACATCAGCCGCTGCTGGAACGCCAGGGCCGACCTCGCGCCCTATGCGCAGGCCTTTGCCCAGGGCTGGCCGGGCATGGTCATGCTTGGCCATCTGTACCACAAGGGGCTTGACCCGCAGTACCCCGCCACACTCTCCCGCGCGGTGGTTACGGACCTTCTGCGGGGCCGTATGGGCTGGCAGGGGGTAATAATCAGCGACGACATGCAGATGAAGGCCATCACCGACCACTACGGCATGGAGCAGGCTGTTTTGCTGGCGGTAAACGCGGGGGTGGACATTTTGCTGTTCGGTAATAACTTATATTGGGATGCAGACCTGCCCAGCAAAGCCTTTGCAGCGCTCAAGGGGCTTGTGGACAGCGGCAAAATTTCGCAGCAGCGCATCATGGAGTCATGGCTGCGCATCTCCACCCTGTACGCAACCCGCGCCACCGCAGCCAGGGCCGCAGCCGACGGATCGGCAGGGCTTTATCCCTGGGCCCGGTAA
- a CDS encoding FmdE family protein, translating to MNIGSYTFLQFHEIAEDFHGCAAPGLLIGGYMVELGKGLLPEGTLFEALVETGKCLPDAVQLLTLCSTGNRRLHIRDLGLYAVSLYNKKDGVGVRISIDPARLYAFPEIRGWFMKEKPKYAQDINELERQIEDAGHSICKVQRVQMDKELLGHAHVGAIGVCPRCGEAYPLEHGAQCLGCQGQAPYVALDPEA from the coding sequence ATGAATATAGGTAGTTATACGTTTTTACAGTTTCATGAAATTGCAGAAGACTTTCACGGCTGCGCGGCTCCTGGTCTGCTCATTGGCGGCTATATGGTGGAGCTTGGCAAGGGCCTGTTGCCTGAGGGCACCCTTTTTGAAGCATTGGTTGAAACCGGCAAATGCCTGCCGGACGCCGTGCAGCTGCTCACCCTGTGCAGCACCGGCAACAGGCGGCTGCACATCCGCGACTTGGGGCTCTACGCGGTTTCACTCTACAACAAAAAAGACGGCGTGGGCGTGCGGATAAGCATTGATCCGGCCCGGTTGTACGCCTTTCCTGAGATACGCGGCTGGTTTATGAAAGAAAAACCCAAGTATGCCCAGGATATAAACGAACTGGAGCGGCAAATTGAAGACGCAGGGCACAGCATCTGCAAGGTGCAGCGCGTACAGATGGACAAGGAGCTGCTGGGACATGCCCACGTGGGAGCTATCGGCGTCTGCCCGCGTTGCGGCGAGGCCTACCCTCTGGAACACGGCGCACAGTGTCTTGGCTGTCAGGGGCAGGCTCCCTATGTTGCCCTGGACCCGGAGGCGTAA
- a CDS encoding cysteine hydrolase family protein, which yields MQALILIDIQNDYFPGGNMELCGSEAAANSAAQLLDAFRRAKRPVFHVQHISLAPTATFFLPGTPGALIHKNVAPHAGETVVEKHFPNSFRDTPLLGLLKAQGIAGIVLAGMMTHMCVDTTTRAAFDLGFSCSLAHDACATRDLEHNGKTVCAADVQTAYMAALGQVFAQVRSTRELCSMLD from the coding sequence ATGCAGGCCCTCATACTCATCGATATTCAAAACGATTACTTTCCTGGCGGCAACATGGAGCTGTGCGGCAGCGAAGCTGCGGCAAACAGCGCCGCCCAGCTTCTCGACGCATTTCGCAGGGCCAAACGGCCCGTTTTTCATGTGCAGCATATCTCGCTGGCGCCCACTGCCACGTTTTTTTTGCCCGGCACGCCGGGGGCGCTTATTCACAAAAACGTTGCCCCGCATGCTGGCGAAACAGTGGTGGAAAAGCACTTTCCCAACTCCTTTCGCGACACGCCCCTGCTCGGCCTGCTGAAGGCGCAGGGCATTGCCGGCATTGTCCTGGCGGGCATGATGACCCACATGTGCGTGGATACCACCACCCGCGCCGCCTTTGACCTTGGCTTCAGCTGCAGCCTTGCCCACGACGCCTGCGCCACGCGCGACCTTGAGCACAACGGCAAAACCGTTTGCGCCGCCGATGTGCAAACCGCCTACATGGCGGCTCTGGGCCAGGTTTTTGCCCAGGTTCGGAGCACGCGGGAGCTTTGCTCGATGCTTGACTGA
- a CDS encoding bifunctional metallophosphatase/5'-nucleotidase, with protein MTQILSRVRAAALTLALCASLLAGFCLLSPACPAQDAAGLELLLLHTNDLHSYLAGRDAHGNACLQSEGCTGGLARLATAMQQARAAHDNVLALDAGDQFQGTLFFTANKWPMLADINTLLPYDAMTLGNHEFDDGCQATAGFVRAQPYPVLAANLDARPGCPLRGAPVRPWIIKEIRGVKVGIVGLANPSVRTLSAACPETWFYKSDATLKKAVAELEKQGVRHIIAVTHLGLPKDLELARSVDGIDIIVGGHTHDYLGPGSSKGPYPLVEHSPSGKPVLVVTAGALAKYLGQLEVTFDAQGVPVRWQGAALQLDASIAPDPAVEAKIAQYAQKLQVFTSVTVGQNNLNAPDGLHQCRVGECLSGLIATESMLEYGRPYGAQIALVNGGGLRAPLRQGPLNMGDMLAVLPFGNKVIIRDFTGQQLLAALEHGVADYKGVSSPLLHTAGLRYVYNPELPSGKRIVSAELLEANGAARAIEPATRYRVALIDYLERKGDGYAMLAKGAPVEAPDAADVDVLAAYIKKHSPLTALPPDRLTRQTR; from the coding sequence ATGACCCAAATACTGTCGCGCGTACGGGCCGCCGCCCTGACGCTGGCCCTGTGCGCCAGCCTGCTTGCCGGTTTTTGTCTGCTCTCCCCGGCCTGCCCGGCGCAGGACGCAGCAGGCCTTGAGCTGTTGCTGCTGCACACCAATGACCTGCATTCATACCTTGCGGGCAGGGATGCCCACGGCAACGCCTGTCTGCAGTCCGAGGGCTGCACCGGCGGGCTGGCCCGCCTTGCCACCGCCATGCAACAGGCCCGCGCCGCCCATGACAATGTGCTGGCCCTTGACGCCGGCGACCAGTTTCAGGGAACCCTGTTTTTTACAGCCAACAAGTGGCCCATGCTGGCCGACATCAATACCCTGCTGCCCTACGACGCCATGACGCTGGGCAACCACGAGTTTGACGACGGCTGCCAAGCCACCGCCGGATTTGTACGGGCGCAGCCCTACCCCGTGCTGGCCGCCAACCTCGACGCCCGCCCCGGCTGTCCGCTGCGGGGAGCCCCCGTGCGCCCCTGGATCATCAAGGAAATACGGGGCGTAAAGGTGGGCATTGTGGGCCTGGCCAACCCCAGCGTGCGCACGCTTTCGGCGGCCTGCCCCGAAACATGGTTCTACAAAAGCGATGCGACCCTCAAAAAAGCCGTGGCGGAGCTTGAAAAGCAGGGCGTCCGGCACATAATCGCCGTCACGCATCTGGGCCTGCCCAAGGATCTGGAGCTTGCCCGCAGCGTGGACGGCATCGACATTATTGTGGGTGGACATACCCACGACTATCTTGGCCCCGGCTCGTCCAAGGGGCCGTACCCGCTGGTGGAGCATTCGCCCTCCGGCAAACCAGTGCTGGTCGTTACAGCTGGGGCGCTGGCCAAGTACCTTGGACAGCTTGAGGTCACCTTTGACGCGCAGGGCGTGCCGGTGCGCTGGCAGGGCGCGGCCCTGCAGCTTGACGCCTCAATCGCGCCCGACCCGGCGGTGGAGGCCAAGATCGCCCAGTATGCGCAAAAACTGCAGGTCTTCACATCCGTCACCGTGGGGCAAAACAACCTCAACGCCCCCGACGGTCTGCACCAGTGCCGCGTGGGCGAGTGCCTCTCCGGCCTGATCGCAACAGAGTCCATGCTCGAATACGGTCGCCCGTACGGAGCGCAAATTGCCCTGGTCAACGGCGGCGGACTACGCGCGCCGCTACGGCAGGGGCCGCTGAACATGGGCGACATGCTGGCGGTGCTGCCCTTTGGCAACAAGGTCATTATCCGCGACTTCACCGGCCAGCAGCTGCTGGCGGCGCTGGAGCACGGCGTGGCCGACTACAAGGGCGTGAGCTCGCCGCTGCTGCACACGGCGGGGTTGCGCTACGTCTACAATCCTGAGCTGCCTTCGGGCAAGCGCATTGTCAGCGCGGAACTGCTGGAAGCAAACGGCGCCGCGCGCGCCATCGAGCCTGCGACGCGGTACCGGGTCGCCCTGATCGACTATCTTGAGCGCAAGGGCGACGGTTACGCCATGCTGGCCAAGGGCGCGCCCGTGGAAGCTCCGGACGCGGCGGACGTGGATGTGCTGGCTGCGTACATCAAAAAGCACAGCCCCCTGACCGCCCTGCCGCCAGACAGACTGACGCGCCAGACCCGCTGA
- a CDS encoding symporter: MNSRDLIMVMTSLLSMAAGVFLPQVAEPLAAMPRLILIFMLYMSFLAVGMEALVREIRHMTGTLCFLIILRLILLPLLCLAVFRLLMPQFALGAFLLGAAPIGVMAAVFSLMVGANTALILVANIATSLLLPASLPALLSATDAGLRLLGLTPLDMPAHLELGHMSLSLCVTILVPFAAAHITRIHLDGLRNLLQRWQFPLLTVSIIVSNIAIFSHYGDQLRQSPQLLLKSLAAASLLCLIMTLAAMPLARRMSRQVGMAFLISFGVINNVLVMIVCMEFFSATEAIMSAAYLAPLYVLLFYYRLCSRSGKKA, encoded by the coding sequence ATGAATTCCCGCGACCTTATCATGGTCATGACTTCGCTGCTTTCCATGGCGGCAGGCGTCTTTCTGCCCCAGGTGGCGGAGCCGCTTGCCGCCATGCCGCGCCTTATCCTCATTTTCATGCTCTACATGAGTTTTCTGGCTGTGGGCATGGAGGCGCTGGTGCGCGAGATACGCCACATGACGGGCACGCTCTGTTTTTTGATCATTCTGCGGCTTATACTGCTGCCCCTGCTGTGCCTTGCGGTTTTTCGCCTGCTCATGCCCCAGTTCGCGCTGGGAGCCTTTTTGCTGGGCGCGGCCCCTATTGGAGTCATGGCCGCTGTTTTTTCGCTGATGGTCGGGGCCAATACGGCGCTGATTCTTGTAGCCAACATAGCCACATCCCTGCTGTTGCCCGCCAGCCTGCCCGCCTTGCTTTCCGCCACCGACGCGGGCTTGCGGCTGCTGGGGCTGACCCCCCTCGACATGCCGGCGCATCTTGAGCTGGGGCACATGAGCCTTTCGCTCTGCGTGACCATCCTTGTTCCCTTTGCCGCCGCGCACATCACGCGCATCCATCTGGACGGTCTGCGCAATCTGCTGCAACGCTGGCAGTTTCCATTACTCACCGTGTCTATTATCGTTTCCAACATTGCCATTTTCAGCCATTACGGCGACCAGCTGCGGCAGTCGCCGCAGCTGCTGCTCAAGTCGCTGGCGGCGGCCTCGCTGCTGTGCCTCATCATGACCCTGGCCGCCATGCCGCTGGCCCGGCGTATGAGCAGACAGGTGGGCATGGCCTTTCTTATCTCGTTTGGGGTCATCAACAACGTGCTGGTGATGATTGTGTGCATGGAATTTTTCAGCGCCACAGAGGCGATCATGTCCGCCGCCTATCTGGCCCCCCTGTACGTACTGCTGTTTTATTACCGCCTGTGCAGCCGCAGCGGCAAAAAAGCCTGA
- the crcB gene encoding fluoride efflux transporter CrcB → MVKNVLVITLGAGAGACLRWVLSMLLNSIFPAVPLGTVAANFLGGFGIGVSLGVFNSLPGLAPEWRLFIITGFLGGLTTFSTFTAEIGTLLQEQRLGMAAGAITLHVCGSLVCFFMGLGAVSLLKSLFR, encoded by the coding sequence ATGGTCAAAAATGTTCTTGTGATTACGCTGGGGGCCGGGGCAGGGGCCTGCCTGCGCTGGGTGCTTTCCATGCTGCTCAATTCCATTTTTCCCGCTGTCCCCTTGGGTACGGTGGCCGCCAACTTTCTTGGCGGCTTTGGCATCGGGGTATCACTGGGCGTATTCAACAGCTTGCCCGGCCTGGCGCCCGAGTGGCGGCTGTTCATCATCACGGGCTTTCTTGGCGGGCTCACGACCTTTTCTACCTTTACGGCGGAGATAGGCACGCTGCTGCAGGAGCAACGCCTTGGCATGGCGGCCGGGGCCATAACCCTGCACGTTTGCGGGTCACTGGTCTGTTTTTTTATGGGGCTGGGCGCGGTGTCGCTTCTCAAATCCCTTTTTCGCTAG
- a CDS encoding DUF190 domain-containing protein, which yields MNGYKLTFYTQQGRSHGHLSIAEWLLKEAKAIGVEGATFAAAQGGYGRDGKYHSTRFFDVGEQPVEVTMAVSPEHSEKLFARIDQENLQIFYMKIPVEFGITGATKG from the coding sequence ATGAACGGGTACAAACTGACCTTTTATACGCAACAGGGGCGCTCGCACGGTCATCTGAGCATTGCGGAATGGCTGCTCAAGGAGGCCAAGGCCATCGGCGTCGAGGGAGCAACCTTTGCCGCTGCGCAGGGCGGTTACGGGCGCGACGGCAAATACCACAGCACGCGTTTTTTTGACGTGGGCGAGCAGCCCGTGGAAGTGACCATGGCCGTAAGCCCGGAACACAGCGAAAAACTCTTTGCCCGCATCGATCAGGAAAACCTGCAGATATTCTACATGAAGATTCCCGTGGAATTTGGCATCACAGGCGCGACAAAGGGCTAG
- a CDS encoding competence/damage-inducible protein A: MKAEIISVGTELLLGHTVNTDATHVARELSALGMDLLQVHTVGDNPQRLEAALREALQRAEVVITTGGLGPTEDDLTKETVALVTGAPLEEHPDSMARLREYFGTRPMSANQAKQAMLPRGAVAFPNLAGTAPGCATPAGDGRWVLMLPGPPSELLPMLHDSAAPFLQRMSGAVISSFMVKTFGVGEGIAALRIASLTGGANPTAATYAGEAEMFVRVTAKAQDAAAAEALAAPMVAEVRKLLGHFVYGVNVTGLEAVVVAELASLGQTLATAESCTGGLLAKRITDQPGSSDVFGYGMITYANEAKQRLLGVPQDMLCKYGAVSPEVAQAMARGVREYSGADYGLGITGVAGPGGGTPQKPVGLVYIALSDARNVWVRVMRPQGRYLGREWTRRLASSHALDMLRRRLADLPVEDQWSLDQA, from the coding sequence ATGAAGGCGGAAATCATATCGGTGGGCACAGAGCTTTTGCTGGGGCATACGGTCAATACCGATGCCACCCATGTGGCGCGCGAGCTTTCTGCCCTGGGGATGGATCTTTTACAGGTGCACACTGTGGGCGACAACCCGCAGCGGCTCGAGGCGGCCCTGCGCGAGGCCCTGCAGCGTGCGGAGGTGGTGATAACCACAGGTGGGCTTGGCCCCACAGAGGACGATCTGACCAAGGAGACCGTGGCCCTTGTGACCGGCGCGCCGCTGGAGGAACACCCCGACAGCATGGCCCGGTTGCGCGAATATTTTGGCACGCGGCCCATGTCGGCCAATCAGGCCAAGCAGGCCATGCTGCCGCGCGGGGCCGTGGCCTTTCCCAACCTGGCGGGCACTGCGCCGGGCTGCGCCACGCCTGCGGGCGATGGGCGATGGGTGCTCATGCTGCCCGGCCCGCCTTCCGAACTGCTGCCCATGCTGCACGACAGCGCCGCGCCTTTTTTGCAGCGCATGAGCGGGGCGGTTATCTCGTCATTTATGGTCAAGACTTTTGGTGTCGGCGAGGGCATTGCCGCCTTGCGCATAGCCAGTCTCACCGGCGGGGCAAACCCCACGGCGGCCACCTATGCGGGCGAGGCAGAAATGTTTGTGCGGGTGACGGCCAAGGCGCAGGACGCCGCCGCAGCCGAAGCGCTGGCCGCGCCCATGGTCGCCGAAGTGCGCAAACTACTTGGGCATTTTGTGTACGGGGTTAACGTTACGGGGCTTGAGGCCGTAGTGGTGGCGGAGCTGGCGAGTCTGGGCCAGACGCTTGCCACGGCGGAGTCGTGCACCGGCGGGCTGCTGGCCAAGCGCATTACCGACCAGCCCGGCTCTTCTGATGTCTTTGGCTACGGCATGATAACCTACGCCAACGAGGCCAAGCAGCGTCTGCTTGGCGTGCCGCAGGATATGCTGTGCAAGTACGGCGCGGTAAGCCCTGAGGTGGCGCAGGCCATGGCGCGGGGCGTGCGCGAGTACAGCGGCGCCGACTACGGCCTTGGCATTACCGGCGTGGCCGGGCCTGGCGGGGGCACGCCGCAAAAGCCCGTGGGGCTTGTGTACATTGCCCTGAGCGATGCGCGCAACGTCTGGGTGCGCGTCATGCGCCCGCAGGGGCGGTATCTGGGCCGGGAGTGGACGCGGCGTCTGGCCTCAAGTCACGCGCTCGACATGCTGCGCCGTCGTCTTGCGGACCTGCCAGTGGAAGACCAGTGGAGCCTTGATCAGGCTTGA
- a CDS encoding O-acetylhomoserine aminocarboxypropyltransferase/cysteine synthase family protein, translated as MSKDKKPRFETLQVHAGQEQPDLATGARAVPIYQTTSFVFDNCDQAEARFNLRDAGNIYSRLTNPTQDVFEQRVAALEGGVAALATASGAAAVSYALQNLASAGDHIVAEKTLYGGTYNLLAHTLKSWGIDTTFVDPDEPGAFERAITPRTRAVFIETLGNPHSNLVDIEALAALAHGNGIPLVVDNTFATPWLLRPIEHGADIVVHSATKFIGGHGTTLGGVIIDGGKFDWEASGKFPRLCGPDPSYHGLSFARAVGEAAFAVRARAILLRDLGATLSPFNAFILLQGLETLSLRVERHVSNALAVVSYLAKHPKVERVNHPSLPDSPSHTLYQRYFPKGGGSIFTFEVRGGAAEARSFIDRLQVFSLLANVADAKSLVIHPASTTHSQLNDAELAETGIKPNTVRLSIGIEHVDDIIEDLAQALG; from the coding sequence ATGAGCAAGGACAAAAAACCGCGTTTTGAGACCCTGCAGGTTCATGCGGGTCAGGAGCAGCCAGATCTGGCTACTGGCGCACGGGCCGTGCCCATTTATCAGACGACATCCTTTGTTTTTGACAATTGCGACCAGGCTGAGGCGCGGTTCAACCTCAGGGATGCCGGCAACATTTACAGTCGCCTGACCAACCCCACGCAGGACGTCTTTGAGCAGCGCGTAGCGGCCCTTGAGGGCGGCGTTGCCGCTCTGGCCACAGCCAGCGGCGCGGCGGCGGTGAGCTACGCCCTGCAGAATCTGGCCAGCGCGGGCGACCACATCGTGGCGGAAAAAACCCTCTACGGCGGAACCTACAACCTGCTGGCGCATACGCTCAAATCATGGGGCATCGACACCACCTTTGTGGACCCGGACGAGCCCGGCGCTTTTGAGCGCGCCATCACCCCGCGCACCAGGGCCGTCTTTATCGAAACCCTTGGCAATCCGCACAGCAACCTTGTGGACATTGAAGCTCTGGCGGCGCTGGCACACGGCAACGGCATCCCCCTGGTGGTGGACAATACCTTTGCCACGCCGTGGCTGTTGCGGCCCATTGAGCACGGGGCGGACATTGTAGTGCACTCGGCCACAAAATTTATCGGCGGCCACGGTACAACCCTTGGCGGCGTGATTATTGACGGCGGCAAGTTTGACTGGGAGGCGTCGGGCAAGTTTCCCCGTCTGTGCGGGCCTGACCCGAGCTACCACGGGCTCAGCTTTGCACGGGCCGTGGGCGAGGCTGCCTTTGCAGTAAGGGCCAGGGCCATACTGCTGCGCGATCTGGGGGCTACGCTGTCGCCCTTCAATGCCTTTATCCTGCTGCAGGGGCTGGAAACCCTTTCGCTCAGGGTCGAGCGCCATGTCAGCAATGCGCTGGCCGTGGTGAGCTACCTTGCAAAACACCCCAAGGTTGAACGGGTCAACCACCCGAGCCTGCCCGACAGCCCAAGCCATACGCTGTACCAGCGGTACTTCCCCAAAGGGGGCGGCTCCATCTTTACCTTTGAGGTCAGGGGCGGCGCGGCCGAAGCCAGATCATTTATCGACAGGCTGCAGGTCTTTTCGCTGCTGGCCAACGTGGCGGACGCCAAATCGCTGGTCATCCACCCCGCGTCCACCACGCACTCGCAGCTCAACGACGCCGAGCTGGCCGAGACAGGCATCAAGCCCAACACGGTCAGACTTTCCATCGGCATTGAGCACGTGGATGACATCATCGAAGACCTCGCGCAGGCGCTGGGTTAG